The Candidatus Omnitrophota bacterium DNA segment AATCGGATAAAGTCAACGGCCTTGACGCCGGAGCGGACGATTACATCACCAAACCCTTCAACCTGCGCGAACTCCTCGCCCGCATCAAAGCCATCCTGCGCCGCGTTCAACGCGAACCCGCGCCTATCCTCGAATACTCCTTCGCCGACGTTTCGCTCGATTTCGAAAAATACGCGGCTTTCAAAGGCGGATCGCCCATCGAACTCTCGCCCCGAGAATTCGAAATGCTGCGGCTGTTCATCGAACATGAAAACGAAATCGTTACGCGGGAGCAATTCCTGCAACAGGTTTGGGGCTATTCCCATTTTCCCGCTACGCGCACGGTGGACAACCACATCGTCAAGCTGCGTCAGAAAATTGAAGACGATCCGGAAAATCCCAACCATATCATCACCGTCCACCGCATGGGCTACAAATTCATCCGAGGGGGGTGAAAATTGCATCTCGATTCCTGCCATCGAAGCCGATAGGCGCATGATTATCCGATGGCGATCCCCTAATCGGATATCGTTTTTTTGTTATAATACACTCCATAGAAACAGTTCTTCCGAAATAAGGAGAGACTTCGATGAGAACGATCGAAACTCAAGCAATGATCGACGCTGAAGGAACTTTAACGGCAAAGGTTCCATCGGATGTCCCTCCTGGGGAACATCTTGTCCTATTGTACATTGATGTTTCCTCAAAATCTTTTCCTAAAGACGATTCGAACAACACTTTTCAATTGAAATCCTTCCCGTTGGAAGGATGGCGTCCCAACTGTCGATTCACAAGGGAAGATATTTATGGAGACGAAGGACGTTAATCGGCTTTTTATCGATACGAATATTCTAATCTATGCCACAAATGAATCGTCTCCTTGGCGTCATAGCGCTGCAAATGCATTAATGGAATTGAGACGCAAGGGTATTGAACTGATCGTAAGCCCTCAAATCATTAGAGAATATTTATGCGTTGTGACAAGAAGCGCATCTTGCAGCAAGAATATTCTTTTCTCTCAAATCTTAGAAAATCTGAATAGAATACAAAAGGAATTCGTCTTGGTTGAGGAAAACCGACATGTCGTAGACTGTCTTGTGGATATTGTAAGAAATGTCTCCGTTGCAGGAAAACAAATTCATGACGCTAATATTGTGGCTACGATGATAACTCATGGCGTCTCTCATCTTCTTACCCGCAATACGGCCGATTTCATAAGGTTTTCTCAATATATTCATATTGCGCCGCTCGAAGATTAATAAGACCGCTTTTTCATGAATTAGACAAATTTTTGCCAAAATCGATTACTTGTTTAGAATAGGTTCAAAACAAATCGGAGCACTTCATTTCGACCGATTCGATAAAATTGGAGTCCAACCATGACAAGTCATCCGGCGGCGTTGGTTACCGGTTCCAGCCGGGGCATCGGCAGGGGAATCGCTATCGCGGCGGCGAAGGCGGGT contains these protein-coding regions:
- a CDS encoding response regulator transcription factor, which codes for MTRILIVEDEPDMRRGLQDNLEFENYQTVATSNGNEGLRLALKENFDLIILDLMLPGMDGMDVCRQLKESGSATPIVMLTARGAESDKVNGLDAGADDYITKPFNLRELLARIKAILRRVQREPAPILEYSFADVSLDFEKYAAFKGGSPIELSPREFEMLRLFIEHENEIVTREQFLQQVWGYSHFPATRTVDNHIVKLRQKIEDDPENPNHIITVHRMGYKFIRGG
- a CDS encoding type II toxin-antitoxin system VapC family toxin, encoding METKDVNRLFIDTNILIYATNESSPWRHSAANALMELRRKGIELIVSPQIIREYLCVVTRSASCSKNILFSQILENLNRIQKEFVLVEENRHVVDCLVDIVRNVSVAGKQIHDANIVATMITHGVSHLLTRNTADFIRFSQYIHIAPLED